A window from Opitutia bacterium ISCC 52 encodes these proteins:
- a CDS encoding mandelate racemase/muconate lactonizing enzyme family protein: MKITSVTPYVAWIGFRNQLLVKIEADNGQYGWGESGLSGRELAVEGAVKHYREFLIGKDPRQIGGHWQEMYRSQYFEGGRVLTAAISAIDIALYDLVGKTLGVPVYQLLGGACRDRVECFASYPGDTPLDQYADLTRKLVDAGWTSCRVNIVGPQGADYEGKEGTIFDTREGIEISTQAILSCREAGGPKLMIGSDAHHRLSVPESATFLQRLPSGALDYIEEPIRDESPEAYEALRKMTDVPFAIGEEFSSKWQFKPYIERNILQYARVDVCNVGGLTESLKVAAMAEANYIDLLLHNPLGPICTAASVHLAAAIPNFSHLESRESPVEKIPVTDVDVFTERLQLEGNAYSSPTAPGLGVEVDEEVLKEMSVKLWEPPRLWRSDGSYQNW; the protein is encoded by the coding sequence ATGAAAATTACCTCAGTTACACCCTATGTTGCCTGGATAGGCTTCCGAAACCAATTACTTGTCAAAATCGAGGCAGACAATGGACAGTATGGTTGGGGGGAATCAGGATTATCCGGTCGAGAACTCGCTGTCGAAGGTGCGGTGAAACACTACCGGGAATTTCTCATTGGAAAAGATCCGAGGCAAATAGGAGGCCACTGGCAGGAAATGTATCGAAGCCAATACTTCGAAGGCGGACGTGTTCTCACTGCAGCCATTTCAGCCATCGATATTGCCCTGTATGATTTGGTGGGGAAAACCTTAGGCGTCCCTGTCTACCAGTTGCTCGGTGGCGCTTGTCGCGACCGTGTGGAGTGTTTTGCCAGCTATCCGGGAGATACTCCCTTGGACCAGTATGCAGACTTAACGCGAAAACTGGTCGATGCTGGTTGGACTTCCTGCCGCGTAAACATCGTTGGCCCTCAAGGTGCCGATTATGAAGGCAAAGAGGGTACTATATTTGACACTCGCGAAGGCATTGAAATCTCAACTCAGGCCATCTTGAGCTGCCGCGAAGCAGGAGGCCCAAAACTCATGATCGGCAGTGATGCCCATCATCGCCTCTCAGTACCGGAAAGCGCCACCTTCCTTCAGCGTCTACCGTCCGGGGCGTTAGACTACATCGAGGAGCCTATTCGAGATGAATCACCCGAAGCCTACGAAGCGCTCCGTAAAATGACGGATGTCCCCTTCGCCATTGGTGAGGAGTTTTCCAGTAAGTGGCAGTTCAAGCCGTACATTGAGCGCAACATCCTTCAGTATGCTCGAGTGGATGTTTGCAATGTGGGTGGTTTGACCGAGTCGCTCAAAGTAGCAGCCATGGCCGAGGCCAACTACATCGACCTGCTTTTACACAATCCACTGGGTCCGATCTGCACGGCAGCCTCCGTGCACCTTGCTGCGGCCATCCCTAATTTTTCACATCTCGAATCTCGGGAGTCACCCGTAGAGAAAATTCCAGTGACTGATGTTGATGTATTCACAGAACGCCTACAACTCGAAGGCAACGCCTACTCCTCACCTACAGCCCCCGGCCTTGGCGTTGAAGTCGATGAAGAGGTTCTAAAAGAAATGTCCGTCAAACTCTGGGAGCCACCCCGTCTCTGGCGCTCGGATGGCAGTTACCAAAACTGGTAA
- a CDS encoding single-stranded DNA-binding protein has protein sequence MAIATQLISAAAQLRDLVDPLTFSAPVTHVYNPLVYAWEPHERYLSEFGYSTKKVVFLGMNPGPFGMAQTGVPFGEIPAVQDWMKIEAPVGKPTTENVKRPIDGFGCKRSEVSGRRLWGLMADRFGSAENFFKNHMVLNYCPLVFMEESGRNVTPDKILAAEKQPLNEACDAHLREVIRILEPEWCIGVGAYAKQCFERVVPNHPKIGTILHPSPASPAANRGWPVRPAEQLEALGVW, from the coding sequence ATGGCAATTGCTACTCAACTTATTTCCGCTGCTGCACAACTCCGTGATCTGGTGGACCCATTGACTTTTTCTGCACCGGTTACCCATGTTTACAATCCTTTGGTTTACGCCTGGGAACCGCATGAGCGCTATCTGTCGGAGTTTGGCTATTCTACGAAGAAGGTCGTTTTTCTGGGGATGAATCCCGGACCCTTTGGAATGGCGCAGACGGGGGTGCCTTTTGGTGAAATACCAGCTGTCCAGGACTGGATGAAAATCGAGGCTCCTGTGGGCAAACCTACTACTGAAAACGTGAAGCGGCCCATTGATGGATTTGGTTGTAAGCGATCTGAGGTATCAGGGCGTCGACTCTGGGGGCTCATGGCGGATCGTTTTGGCTCAGCTGAAAACTTTTTCAAGAATCACATGGTGCTTAATTATTGTCCGCTTGTCTTCATGGAGGAATCGGGACGCAACGTTACTCCCGATAAAATTCTGGCTGCTGAAAAACAACCGCTCAACGAAGCGTGTGATGCTCACCTGCGTGAAGTGATTCGCATCCTGGAACCGGAATGGTGCATCGGTGTCGGCGCCTACGCCAAACAATGCTTTGAGCGTGTAGTTCCCAATCACCCGAAGATCGGAACGATCCTTCATCCATCCCCTGCATCTCCTGCTGCGAACCGTGGTTGGCCGGTCAGGCCCGCTGAACAGCTTGAAGCGTTGGGGGTTTGGTAG
- a CDS encoding arylsulfatase — protein MKLKITTLVLFLLSFLSLGADRPNIVFILADDLGIGDMKIYGGDRCLIETPNIDKLAEGGLLFTDAHVNASVCGPTRLAIMTGRYPWRNQQYQRGGAWGFTGLKIDPTKRHTLGDMFQEAGYKTGYIGKWHLGTLMTTKDGKTQGETNVDYSKPLKVGPPQFGFDYSFILPGSLDMYPYAYARNSVWQGEITAQKGWSAFNRVGDAEKDFEDHEVLETFFDEADAYIANQKRNDPFFLFLALTAPHTPTSPGVNWRGKSKLGVYGDFVMEVDHAVERVITALKQQGLYENTLVLFSSDHGPASYAGNTLAATPGQIHELEAAGHHSNGPHRGYKFSVYEGGLHVPLIAHWPKVIQGDTQSDALVGLNDLMATFAEIAEYKLEETEGPDSVSFASILRNHNTGTRRQHLIMQSAMESYVIRDGDWKLCLAPGSGARGIWGNTPAPEVAWAEALTEFEGKPTREDFQGAPFVQLFNLKNDPHEDNNLAAQNSERVQKMVSLLKDQIQRGRSTPGPDLLNDKQINIHQRLPQSIRDQLIK, from the coding sequence ATGAAGCTTAAAATAACTACCTTAGTCCTATTCCTTTTATCCTTTCTTTCACTGGGGGCCGATCGCCCCAACATCGTCTTCATACTCGCGGACGACTTAGGCATCGGCGACATGAAGATTTACGGTGGGGATCGTTGCCTAATTGAAACGCCCAACATCGACAAACTCGCCGAGGGCGGTCTCCTATTTACGGACGCTCATGTGAACGCTTCCGTCTGCGGCCCCACTCGCTTGGCAATTATGACTGGCCGCTACCCTTGGAGAAACCAACAGTATCAACGAGGAGGCGCGTGGGGGTTTACCGGCTTGAAGATTGATCCAACGAAGCGTCACACCTTGGGTGATATGTTTCAGGAAGCCGGTTACAAAACCGGTTACATTGGAAAGTGGCACTTGGGAACCTTGATGACGACCAAAGACGGGAAGACCCAAGGCGAGACCAATGTCGACTACTCAAAACCGCTGAAGGTAGGGCCTCCTCAGTTTGGCTTCGATTACAGTTTCATTCTTCCAGGTTCATTGGATATGTATCCGTACGCCTACGCCAGGAATAGTGTATGGCAAGGAGAGATCACCGCACAAAAAGGATGGAGTGCTTTCAATCGAGTCGGCGATGCGGAGAAAGATTTCGAAGACCACGAAGTACTGGAAACCTTCTTTGACGAAGCCGATGCCTACATAGCCAATCAAAAGAGGAACGATCCTTTCTTCCTATTTCTTGCGCTTACAGCTCCCCACACCCCAACCAGCCCCGGCGTCAATTGGCGTGGGAAAAGTAAGCTGGGTGTGTATGGCGATTTTGTCATGGAGGTGGATCATGCGGTAGAACGTGTTATCACCGCATTGAAACAACAGGGACTGTATGAAAATACCTTGGTACTCTTTTCATCTGATCACGGTCCCGCTTCCTATGCAGGAAACACCCTGGCCGCTACCCCCGGACAGATCCATGAACTTGAAGCTGCCGGTCATCACTCCAATGGGCCACATCGAGGTTATAAGTTTTCCGTGTATGAAGGCGGCCTTCATGTCCCACTCATTGCTCACTGGCCAAAGGTCATCCAAGGGGACACTCAATCAGACGCCCTGGTGGGCCTCAACGATTTGATGGCCACATTTGCGGAAATTGCAGAATACAAGCTCGAGGAAACAGAAGGTCCCGATTCAGTCAGTTTTGCCAGCATCCTGCGTAACCACAATACGGGTACCCGGCGCCAACATTTGATTATGCAATCCGCGATGGAGTCATACGTCATCCGAGACGGTGACTGGAAGCTCTGTCTCGCACCCGGGAGTGGAGCGAGAGGAATATGGGGCAACACACCTGCTCCTGAAGTCGCTTGGGCAGAGGCCTTGACAGAATTTGAAGGCAAGCCCACACGAGAAGATTTCCAAGGTGCCCCCTTTGTTCAGTTGTTTAATCTGAAAAATGATCCCCATGAGGACAACAACCTCGCGGCCCAAAACTCAGAACGGGTTCAAAAAATGGTCTCCCTTCTAAAAGATCAGATCCAACGCGGTCGCAGCACTCCAGGGCCGGATTTGCTGAACGATAAACAGATCAATATCCACCAAAGGCTTCCTCAATCGATTCGCGATCAGTTAATAAAATAA
- a CDS encoding alkaline phosphatase D family protein has translation MKIVSAFTTLLLTSSLYASEFSANWSEDVNQKWIGRHFWQNTYRDWQQANGRIEVTHPGGNRSAVVTTYAINASNEFSMSVRMGQLQSGKSGWGGFKLGLQGNRIHTDNWKNQMIHCIGTAAGITADGKLFIDQVKAEAPTLNDWSDFTLKLSSVARGNRIELALSASNQSESISVKHTFPADQIDGVFALTSHNGVLNADDQFDDSKGNDAGPLSHWFDELRASGAGIVETPERQFGPVAFNQFLTSSGTLRMNAQLAPFEKKYVQSLDLEVFENNGWKTIAAGKYHRPSSSALFTVPQWDIENDIPYRIVWKGTGFDGKSYTQHYEGTIRAEPLKQDVVLGSFNCMHWTGYPYAGSVAQMQKIKPDILAFTGDQLYEGAGGYGIVTSPLEESRLNYFHHWFLHGLAFRELLANTASMTINDDHDVFHGNVWGESGKAADMSKKGAAAAQDSGGYKMPPQFVNLVQQGQCGHLSPSPDMSPVKQGIETYYTDVRYAGISFAVLEDRKWKSAPANIHTDTEVYNGYFRDPAYAKDTAHIRKISATEVLLGKRQETFLEQWAADWSEGTWMKCAVSQTVFATAATDGLNNDEPWDRYSDANFPTPGSWPANATHPSHDMDSNGWPQEARDRAVHLLRKAFAPHVAGDQHLGSAIRYGIEEHDSGSVAFCVPAASTGWSRLWMPKEQGTIDEDFIGNLDGADFAFDPQNYTGKFQDGQGNRFTMLATANPYKQNERNPSWFYDRNPGYGIVTFHRESHDIAMTAWPSYAGPGGSGEEGLPYPGWPITIQQTDNYDRSAQGYLPEVSLIESPVVQVINDSTGEIEYTIRPAGESFRPRIFDLNSTYTLRTGNPGTGVWNLQEGLTATKP, from the coding sequence ATGAAGATCGTTTCTGCTTTTACTACCCTACTTCTAACAAGTTCCCTTTACGCCTCAGAGTTTTCTGCGAATTGGTCTGAGGATGTGAACCAGAAGTGGATTGGCAGACATTTCTGGCAAAACACCTACCGTGATTGGCAACAGGCCAATGGAAGGATTGAAGTGACTCACCCAGGAGGCAATCGATCGGCCGTGGTTACGACCTATGCGATCAACGCCTCGAATGAATTTTCCATGAGCGTCCGGATGGGACAGCTACAGTCCGGCAAGAGCGGTTGGGGAGGATTCAAGCTGGGACTGCAGGGCAATCGCATCCACACCGATAATTGGAAGAACCAGATGATCCATTGCATTGGAACTGCAGCCGGGATAACCGCCGACGGGAAACTATTCATTGATCAAGTGAAAGCTGAGGCACCCACTCTGAATGACTGGAGTGACTTTACTCTTAAATTGTCATCGGTGGCCCGTGGCAACCGTATCGAATTGGCGTTAAGCGCTAGCAATCAATCTGAATCCATTTCAGTTAAGCACACGTTTCCGGCGGACCAAATCGATGGCGTGTTTGCACTCACCTCCCACAACGGCGTATTGAATGCCGATGATCAGTTTGACGATAGCAAAGGAAATGATGCCGGGCCTCTATCCCACTGGTTTGATGAATTAAGAGCATCTGGAGCAGGTATTGTCGAAACACCGGAACGGCAGTTTGGTCCCGTTGCCTTCAATCAGTTTCTTACGTCTTCCGGCACGCTGCGAATGAATGCTCAATTGGCGCCCTTCGAAAAGAAATACGTACAGTCCCTGGACCTCGAAGTTTTCGAAAATAATGGATGGAAGACCATTGCAGCCGGAAAGTATCATCGCCCTTCCAGCTCGGCACTATTCACCGTCCCTCAGTGGGATATTGAAAATGATATTCCCTACCGAATCGTCTGGAAGGGTACCGGGTTTGATGGGAAGTCTTACACTCAACATTACGAAGGAACTATTCGAGCTGAGCCGCTTAAGCAGGACGTCGTTCTGGGCTCTTTCAACTGTATGCATTGGACGGGTTATCCTTACGCCGGGTCGGTTGCCCAAATGCAGAAAATCAAACCCGACATTCTCGCCTTTACGGGCGATCAACTTTACGAAGGAGCGGGCGGTTATGGCATTGTAACTTCGCCCCTGGAGGAGTCTCGTCTCAATTACTTTCACCATTGGTTCCTGCATGGACTCGCATTTCGTGAGCTGTTAGCCAACACCGCCAGCATGACCATCAACGACGATCACGACGTTTTCCATGGCAACGTGTGGGGCGAGTCGGGTAAAGCAGCTGACATGAGCAAAAAGGGCGCAGCGGCGGCCCAGGACTCCGGTGGATATAAAATGCCACCTCAGTTTGTGAATCTGGTGCAACAGGGCCAGTGCGGGCACCTTTCACCTTCACCAGACATGTCTCCGGTCAAACAAGGTATCGAGACCTATTACACGGATGTGCGTTATGCTGGCATTTCATTCGCAGTATTGGAGGACAGGAAATGGAAATCAGCACCGGCAAATATCCACACTGACACCGAAGTCTATAACGGCTATTTCAGAGATCCCGCCTATGCCAAAGATACAGCTCATATTCGCAAGATAAGTGCCACGGAAGTACTGCTAGGAAAGAGACAAGAAACCTTCCTCGAACAATGGGCTGCCGACTGGTCGGAAGGCACCTGGATGAAATGCGCCGTCAGCCAAACCGTATTCGCAACCGCAGCTACCGATGGGCTCAACAACGACGAACCTTGGGATCGCTATTCGGATGCCAATTTCCCAACCCCTGGATCCTGGCCAGCCAATGCGACACATCCATCCCACGACATGGATTCGAATGGATGGCCTCAAGAAGCCCGCGACCGTGCGGTTCACCTGCTTCGCAAAGCGTTTGCTCCTCATGTGGCGGGAGATCAGCACCTCGGTTCAGCGATTCGTTATGGAATAGAAGAGCACGATAGCGGAAGCGTTGCGTTTTGCGTTCCTGCGGCCAGTACTGGATGGTCGCGCTTATGGATGCCGAAAGAGCAAGGAACCATTGACGAAGACTTTATCGGAAATCTCGACGGAGCAGACTTCGCTTTTGATCCCCAAAACTACACCGGAAAATTCCAAGACGGACAGGGCAACAGGTTCACCATGCTCGCCACCGCCAATCCTTATAAACAAAACGAACGTAATCCATCCTGGTTTTATGACAGAAACCCTGGCTATGGCATCGTCACCTTCCATCGGGAAAGCCACGACATCGCCATGACAGCCTGGCCCTCCTACGCAGGCCCTGGCGGAAGTGGCGAGGAAGGTCTACCCTACCCGGGCTGGCCCATCACTATTCAGCAGACTGATAATTACGACCGTTCTGCTCAAGGCTACCTCCCCGAGGTTAGCTTAATCGAAAGTCCCGTTGTCCAGGTCATCAACGATTCTACCGGTGAAATTGAGTACACCATCCGCCCCGCCGGAGAATCGTTTCGCCCTCGCATTTTTGATCTGAATTCGACTTATACCCTTCGTACTGGAAATCCAGGTACAGGAGTATGGAACCTCCAAGAAGGACTGACTGCGACTAAACCTTAG
- the glpK gene encoding glycerol kinase GlpK, which produces MSFILSLDQGTTSSRAIVFDKAGSIQAVAQREFEQIFPKPGWVEHNAQEIWNTQLAVAREALEKVGASAADISGIGITNQRETTVIWDRATGNPIANAIVWQDRRTADFCRELKEAGHADAIQKKTGLVLDAYFSGSKVRWLLDNTEGAREKAEAGELAFGTIDSWLVWNLTGGKVHITDVSNASRTLLFNVEAMTWDEDMLELLNVPKSVLPKVRSSSEVYGETAEDCFRGAIPISGIAGDQHAALFGQACHKSGMAKNTYGTGCFMLMNTGTEMVRSKNDLLTTVAWKVDGVVEYALEGSIFIGGAVVQWLRDQLGIIEKSPEVEALAETVDDNGGVYFVPAFAGLGSPHWDPYARGTIIGLTRGSSKGHIARAALEGIAYQSMDLLKAMEADSGISLSELRVDGGASLNALLMQFQSDILNVPVVRPTIPETTALGAAYLAGLATGYWQSREEIAEQWQVDARFEPDMKDETKAELVKGWEKAVDRSKGWEDQA; this is translated from the coding sequence ATGTCATTTATTCTATCTCTCGACCAAGGCACCACCAGTTCACGCGCCATTGTTTTTGACAAAGCAGGTTCTATTCAAGCCGTTGCGCAACGTGAATTTGAGCAGATATTCCCAAAACCAGGTTGGGTCGAACACAACGCCCAGGAGATTTGGAATACCCAGCTAGCAGTTGCTCGGGAAGCTCTCGAAAAAGTGGGAGCCTCGGCAGCCGACATCTCAGGTATCGGGATTACCAATCAGCGTGAGACCACGGTAATCTGGGATAGAGCAACCGGCAATCCTATCGCCAACGCCATCGTCTGGCAGGATCGTCGAACAGCTGACTTTTGTCGGGAGTTAAAAGAGGCCGGACATGCGGATGCAATTCAGAAAAAAACGGGGCTGGTCTTGGACGCGTATTTTTCAGGATCCAAGGTACGCTGGCTACTCGACAACACGGAAGGGGCTCGAGAAAAAGCGGAAGCAGGAGAGTTAGCATTCGGCACCATCGACAGCTGGTTGGTTTGGAACCTGACCGGTGGCAAAGTCCACATTACCGATGTGAGTAACGCGAGCCGCACCTTGCTGTTTAATGTAGAAGCCATGACCTGGGATGAGGATATGCTCGAACTATTGAATGTACCCAAAAGTGTACTACCGAAAGTAAGAAGTAGCAGCGAAGTGTATGGAGAAACAGCGGAAGATTGTTTCAGAGGCGCCATCCCCATTTCAGGAATTGCAGGCGACCAACATGCCGCCTTGTTTGGCCAGGCCTGCCACAAGAGTGGTATGGCCAAAAACACCTATGGCACAGGCTGCTTTATGTTAATGAATACGGGGACCGAGATGGTTCGTTCCAAGAATGATTTGTTAACTACAGTCGCCTGGAAAGTGGATGGAGTTGTCGAATACGCACTTGAAGGGAGTATCTTTATTGGAGGCGCGGTGGTTCAGTGGCTACGTGACCAACTGGGTATCATTGAGAAATCGCCTGAAGTAGAGGCACTCGCAGAAACGGTGGATGATAATGGTGGCGTTTATTTTGTACCTGCCTTCGCCGGACTCGGTTCACCTCATTGGGACCCTTATGCACGAGGAACCATTATTGGGCTAACACGCGGTTCATCGAAGGGGCACATCGCACGGGCTGCACTCGAAGGCATTGCCTACCAATCGATGGATCTATTGAAAGCCATGGAAGCAGATTCAGGGATCAGCTTAAGCGAATTACGCGTCGATGGTGGAGCGTCACTCAATGCTCTGCTCATGCAGTTCCAGAGCGACATACTCAACGTACCGGTCGTGCGCCCAACCATTCCGGAAACGACTGCGCTTGGAGCCGCCTACCTCGCCGGACTTGCAACCGGATATTGGCAGAGCAGAGAAGAAATTGCAGAGCAATGGCAAGTAGATGCCCGCTTCGAGCCCGATATGAAAGATGAAACAAAGGCTGAGTTGGTTAAGGGCTGGGAGAAAGCGGTTGATCGCTCTAAGGGCTGGGAAGACCAAGCATAG
- a CDS encoding ThuA domain-containing protein, producing the protein MNSHTPEPMFKFTLFLLLSCLCGQLTLSAKTINVLVWDERQDKQKPVYDNWLGNEIVTQLDAVTDNLNFRSVALDDPEHGLSNENLKWADVVLWWGHVRHSDVSWAKAKEVAELVRKGELNLVILHSAHWARPFVELMNQRAIEEGLAYIQKHNPGKKITYETVSPPKERSAPMRGSVFTPAYYGYKKGKTAVHGIIHLPWCCFPDWRNTGEPSTLRVTQQDHPLTNGIPNRITIPVTEMYNEPFHIPEPDEVIFEETWETGERFRSGVLWNIGEGKLFYFRPGHETFPVFKQKEIIQILDNACQWLGAH; encoded by the coding sequence ATGAATTCTCACACCCCGGAACCTATGTTCAAATTCACTCTATTCCTGCTTCTGAGTTGCCTCTGCGGTCAACTAACTCTTTCGGCAAAAACCATCAACGTCCTCGTGTGGGATGAACGCCAAGACAAGCAAAAGCCCGTGTATGATAATTGGTTAGGAAATGAAATTGTTACCCAGTTGGATGCCGTTACGGACAACCTAAATTTTCGTTCGGTCGCGCTGGACGATCCGGAACACGGCCTGTCCAATGAAAACTTAAAATGGGCAGATGTAGTGCTTTGGTGGGGACACGTCAGACACAGTGACGTGAGCTGGGCCAAAGCGAAAGAAGTCGCAGAGCTCGTCCGAAAGGGAGAATTGAATCTGGTGATCCTTCATTCAGCCCACTGGGCACGACCCTTTGTAGAGCTTATGAACCAGCGGGCGATCGAAGAGGGATTGGCCTATATTCAGAAACACAATCCTGGGAAGAAGATCACCTACGAAACAGTGAGTCCCCCGAAGGAACGATCAGCTCCCATGCGTGGTAGTGTTTTTACTCCGGCTTATTACGGCTACAAGAAAGGCAAAACCGCCGTTCACGGAATTATACACTTACCATGGTGTTGTTTTCCGGACTGGCGAAACACAGGAGAACCTAGTACACTCCGTGTGACCCAACAGGATCATCCCCTCACCAATGGGATTCCAAACCGCATTACGATTCCTGTCACCGAGATGTACAACGAGCCCTTTCACATCCCGGAACCGGACGAGGTCATCTTCGAAGAAACTTGGGAAACGGGGGAACGATTCCGCAGCGGCGTCCTCTGGAACATCGGAGAAGGAAAGCTCTTTTACTTTCGTCCGGGTCACGAAACCTTTCCCGTTTTCAAACAAAAGGAGATCATTCAAATTTTAGACAATGCCTGCCAATGGCTGGGTGCCCATTGA
- a CDS encoding mannonate dehydratase produces MNPHTLFLLVSICTMSLFSVTASDEAWSPKISENLPDVNEATLAWLAQLGCEWVVLQGTDWVDKDGNGYWTTEEIELVQERCREQGLELYSMMIPLSRLMSPMLDEADKDVKIENVCKSIRAAGKQGVQMIEWRWSPDFKWGDDVGYYEAEGRGGATYKAFDYNGAKDKPPFPELGVISRKQMWDRLIYFSKPVMKAAEEAGVKMSLHPKDPPVKSMRGISRVLTNTEEILEFLKVVDSPANGFTFCQGTVTEMGVDVIDAIRRISGTGRIHHVHFRAVRGQVPQYVETFIDEGDVDMLEAIKAFKEVNYTGSLVSDHTPKITGDVEFGKMGRSFSHGYIRALVHAANSGE; encoded by the coding sequence ATGAATCCCCATACCCTATTTCTCCTGGTCTCTATTTGCACCATGTCCTTGTTTTCCGTTACGGCTTCCGACGAAGCATGGTCACCCAAAATCTCTGAGAATTTACCGGACGTAAATGAAGCAACCTTGGCCTGGTTGGCGCAGTTGGGTTGTGAATGGGTGGTTCTTCAGGGAACTGATTGGGTCGACAAAGACGGCAATGGCTACTGGACGACTGAGGAAATTGAGTTAGTTCAAGAGCGCTGTCGCGAACAGGGTCTGGAGCTTTACTCTATGATGATTCCGCTGAGTAGGTTGATGAGTCCGATGCTCGACGAAGCGGACAAGGATGTGAAAATTGAGAATGTTTGTAAAAGTATTCGTGCGGCTGGAAAACAAGGTGTTCAAATGATCGAGTGGCGCTGGTCTCCAGATTTTAAATGGGGAGATGACGTGGGTTACTATGAGGCTGAAGGGCGTGGGGGAGCTACTTACAAGGCCTTTGATTATAATGGAGCAAAAGATAAACCTCCGTTTCCAGAGTTGGGAGTTATTTCGCGCAAACAGATGTGGGATCGCCTGATATATTTTTCCAAACCCGTGATGAAAGCTGCTGAGGAAGCAGGGGTTAAAATGTCACTTCACCCAAAAGATCCTCCGGTTAAATCCATGCGGGGTATTTCGCGTGTGCTAACTAATACGGAAGAGATTCTTGAGTTTCTCAAGGTAGTCGACAGTCCGGCTAATGGATTCACTTTTTGCCAGGGGACGGTGACAGAAATGGGAGTAGACGTGATCGATGCCATTCGACGCATAAGTGGAACTGGGCGCATTCATCATGTGCACTTTCGTGCCGTGCGTGGACAGGTGCCTCAATATGTGGAAACCTTCATTGATGAAGGGGATGTAGACATGCTGGAAGCTATCAAGGCCTTCAAAGAAGTAAACTACACCGGATCGCTTGTTTCCGATCACACGCCTAAGATCACCGGTGATGTTGAATTTGGAAAGATGGGCCGGTCGTTCTCTCATGGTTATATTCGTGCGCTTGTGCATGCTGCCAATTCTGGCGAATAA